Genomic segment of Panicum virgatum strain AP13 chromosome 9N, P.virgatum_v5, whole genome shotgun sequence:
tctaatcataGACTTATTAGGCTAAAAAAAtttgtctcgtcatttacagttgaaatgtgtaattagttatttgttcaactatatttaatactgtatatatgtgttcgaagattcgatgtaatggatactgtagaaaattttttgggaactaaacagggcctcaccTGCCGTCAACTATCTTTCCTCGCTAAATGAGAAGGAATTCTCTATCTTGATACTCGTACGTGTATAATGAAATCAAGCAAGACGTGCCCGAGAGACGCCACGTAACAATACATGTTTTATGTCTTAAGCGTATATTCGCTCCTATAAATGCATAGTGTACGTATAAGAGAATGCATATATTCACTCCTATtaataatttaatattttattttctaaaatCTCTGTCAAAATTCGAATAGTTTAACATAAAATAAGGTTAAAAGGCACAGTACAGAGGTGAAAGAACTAGCAATAATCACTAAGATCAAGTCCCAACGAGGATTTTATGAAGGATTTCATAATATTAAATATAAGCAATTTTGCTGACATagcaagaagagagaaaaataaaattttatggtgTGAGAAGAGTTTTTATCATCATGAAATCTATCTGGTACAGTTACCTATCACAGTCTAAATAACTGTGTAATAAACCGGTGCAATGAGATTGTGAGGAGAGCTTTATCACCATGAAATCTATCTAGTACAGTTACCTATCCCAGTCTAGATAACTGTGTCATAGAACGGTGCACAGAGATTGGCATAAGAACAAGTGCAATAATTGAATTATAGCCAAGCAAATATTGATGTGCAGAAGAAAAGAGGCGAATGAGAGGAGATCTTGGCTCTCATGCAAGCACCGGCGGCACTTAGCTCTACTATTAAATTTACTCTAACTAATTTTATTAGAAAGAAAAATCAATGGCaattataaataaaattaacaGATAAAGTACTAACTTCCGTTATCCTTTTACAGCGAACACTGTAACCAACCATTCTCATCAGCTATTTTTACATCGAATACTTCCACTGTTTTGTGGCATCAATCCCCCCTTGTGTTTGGCGCTTGCTTAGCGAGAGCGGGAAATACAGCTACGCTGCCCGAATGGCCGGTGGGAATGACCACGTCCGCCTCTTGTGTTCCCACGTTACACGGACAACCACACCGTCATTTCTCGGTTCGATTCTCGCCAGGCCGACGCCGACCAGCATCTGGCCACTCCGGCGCGTCGTCCAACCCACAAACGCCGTTTGCCGCAGGGGACGCGGCGGACGCCGGACGGAATAGGCAAGTACTTTCTGTTCGGTAGTGTCAGCGTGGCTAATTGCACGTGTGTAGAACGGGTCTTCCGTTATTTAGCTAAGGCTCGCGTCCGCGTCGTCCACGCTCCGCGTCTTGCGTCATGATCCGTAGCTCCCGGCCACTACGCCGGCTGTTAGCATGGAGTCTGTTGTACACTGCAGCACATGTATATGTACCTTTGTGAAAGCTAATACAAGTGTGCATTGCTCTCCAAACTCTTTCATGGTACCAATCGCCTTTCCATCCTGATTCGCTTCCGCTTTCTCTCTTCTACACTGCGCCATGGCCAGCTCCAtctctgatgatgatgatgatctcgtGAACCCCTTCGCTCCCCGCTCCATAGCCATCTCGACGACCATGGCGCAGCTCATCAACATCCACTCTCACGTCCCGGTGACTCTGGATCTCGACGACTCCAAGTTCGGCACCTGGCGCACCTACTTCAACATCGCCTTCCGCAAGTTCGGCTTGGTCGACCACGTCGATGGCACCACCGACGCCCGCCTCATGCGTGCCAATGCCGAGTGGTCGCAGATCGACGTTTGCATCGTCTCGACTTTACGCCACACTCTCCTCCAGCCTCCTCTCCGCCATCATCCACCCCGAGCATGACGCCTACTGCACTTGGACAGACATCTGCTACCAGTTCCCAGTAGTTCCTCGACAACGTCCTCCAGCACACTGTCCAGGTGCGCCAGGAGTTCCACGCCCTTTCCCAGGGTGATCTGCCGGTGGCTGCCTACTGCGGCGAACTCAAGGTCCTCGCTGACAAACTGCGCGGTCTCGGATCGCCCATGCCCGACCATGACCTCGTCGTCGGCCTCCCCAATGGTCTGAACGACAAGTTCGCCCACTGCGTTTCAACCATCTCCGCTTCCCGGCCGCCGATGACCTTTCGCCAGGCGCAGTCTTTCCTCCTCCAGGAGGAGACCTACATCACCAACCGGGTGAAGAAGGCGGCGTCCACCGCTCTCCTCGCTACAGCGCGATCTGCTGGCGTCTCCACCAACGCCCCGTCACCGGATCCTCCGCTGCGTCCCCAGCCAACCCCACCACCGGTTCTTCCGATCGCCCTCGGAAGCAGGTGCGGATCTAAGGGGGGTtgagggggctccagccccctacAACCATGAAACTCCATTGGAGCAAGAGGTGGATGAAAGAGGAGATGgaggaaggaaaaagaagaagagaggaaaaTGAGGTGAAGATGAAGGTGAAAGGGGAAGGGAGCACCCCCCTCCCCCAGCAACTTGTGCTGCGTCCGCCACTGCTCGGAAGCGCAAGAAGCAAGCGGGGCGTATCGCTGGTCCAACCGGAGGCCATTCCGCAGGccaaaccgccgccgccgctccaaacTCTTTCAGGTAGGCACCTGGTGCCCGCTGTGCGGACAGGTTCGTCACGTTCCCAACTGATCCGCGACAGTTCCGTTTTGCTTcgtctccagctccagctccctTCGGAAAATCGAAACGGCCGCCCGGCTCCGGTGAGCCGGATATATCAACGGCGGGGATGAGCTAACGCGGAGGGGCGGAGGTTTCGAGATACGTGAACCGACCAGctgtttttttatatttttagagtCATAGGGTCcaaatataatttttaataCCATAGCATACGGGCCCATAGTTGTAATATAAAAAGAAATGTTCTGGAATCTTCAGAAAAACATGTGTTGTCCTCCGCGTGCTTCAGGCGTCTCCGTCTTCTCCGCTTTGACCAATCTTCCCTGGCAATGGAGGAGGTCCTGAACCAGGAgacaccgccggcgccgcggcgtcgcCTCCTTGTCAGGAATGACAAAGAGCTGCTTATTCAGTTCGTCAGACAACATATCAAGTCGGCGCTGAGGGCAACGCTTCATCGACTCCTTCTCCGACCTTGGATTGGCATCCAACGGCTGTTTTGCTAATACGTGATAAATAATATTACTTCTTGTGTAATTAATTACGACCATGCCATCTTGCTATTTAGGCTGGTCAGAACTTGTAAGCGGTAGCGCATTTGGTATTCTCCTGAACCCTAGAGTAGTTAGCTTTAGCTGTAGTTCGTCGCTACTCCGGCGGCGCTGTATCAGACCTGCCCATTTTGCAAGTAAGCTAGCTATCTCAGAACCCAATTCCGTTGATTGCTTGTTGTGCTCGTGGTTCTTGTCCTATTTCGTTTTCTGGACTTGCTCGATTCCTCACAAGGGTATCCAGAGCTCGGCGTCCTCGGCCGATCCACTCGATTTCCACAGCCAGTCTTCCGGATTCAGTCCGATTGGCGTGGTGGTTGGAGGTTGCAGCTCACCTGCCTAAAATCCCTCCCACCCACCCGGATCCGTGAAGAACAACCCCAATTTTCCCCAAAATTTGCAGTCAGTTCGTCAACAACAAGGGTTGCGGGACATTGTTTCCATGTAAAATTCCGTAGTTGTTTGTTGAACCCTGACTGGGTGGCGAAGGTGCAAGACGCTCTCTAGCTCGGGTTGCAGGACAAGTTCCTGTGTAAAATTCCAAGGCTAGATCCGTGTCTTGGGCGGCGGTAGAATTGCTTGTGAGCCTGATTGGGGAGAGCTTTGGCTTGAACCGAGCTTACAAGTGGCGTAAGGATGGTGAATCGCACGGATCCAGTCGAGTCCAATCAGTTTGCTACGGCAGCTGAAGTGGATGGCATCCGAAGGACATTGGATGAATTCATGAAAAGCCAGGAGGAGACGAACAACACAGTCAAAGCCTCGCTGGATCAGCTATTGAAGCACTTCTCCAACACTCCTGTGCAGGGAGTTCCAACACCAGAGGATAAAGGGTCAACTGTTAAGGGTAAGGGACAATTTGCTCAGAATCAGTACTTTCAGTCAACCCACCCAAACACTAGTAACATGAACAGACATCAGATTATGCCAACAAAACATTTTCAGTATCAGTATCCTACTAGAAATCAGTTTAGGGCCGCACAATTTGATGAGATGAGTCACATGGGGAGAAATCAATATAATATTCACCACAACTGGTCCACTCAAGGCCAATACATGGACACTGAAGAATATGCAGAAGAAGAATATGATTATGAACAGGATTGGATTGACCACCCCTGGAATGTCCATGAGATGGAGGTACCTTTTACAAGGCCTCCAATGGATCAGGGAGCTGCTGTTGGAAAAACTCATCAACCAAAACAGCAAGAGGGCCCTTCACACAATCAGGATGGTATACATGACAAACAAACCAACAGAGATTTCCATAgaccgctgccgccgcagcaacagcagcagccgccccaACCACAGCAACAACAATCTCAtcaatttggttctcaaattcaGCATCAACATAGAGCTGTGGCCAGAGGACCCAAACTGCACTTTCCTGAATTCACTGGTGAAGATTGTGATGGGTGGATTAGGAAAGCTGAGAAATACTTTGAGCTGGTGGGTATACCAAATGAGGATAGAGTGAGAATTGCAGTGTTGTATGTCAGTGGAAAAGCTGAATATTGGTGGAGAGGGACAGGTTGCAATGCTAACACACTACCTTGGCATCATTTCTGCAGAATGGTGGGCGACAGGTTTAACCAAGTCTCTGAATATGAAATTATTGGACAATTTCATAATCTGAAGCAAGTGGGATCTGTTGTGGACTATGTAGACAGATTTGAGGAAATGGTCAGCATGGTAAGAAGAAATAACCCTGCTTTACCTGACACCTACTATATTAGTAGCTTCATATCTGGCCTTAAAGATTATATCCAGTATCATCTGCAGTGCTACAGACCAACTGCCCTTTCTCAAGCATATTGGTATGCAAAAAGGCTGGAACAGGCCCAACCAACTTTCAAGAAATTCAGTAATTTCCCTGGACCAGTCAAAGTACAGAAAAATTGGtcaaaagagaaggaaaaagaagctTCAAACCCCACAATAGCTGACCTGAGGGCAGCTGGTAAATGCTTCAAGTGTAGGGAACCTTGGGTCCCTGGACATACAAAGGTGTGCAAAGGCAAACAACTCTATTCAGTGATACTGGTGCAAaatgaagaaggcaaagaagaAGTGGCTGTGATAGAGGATGCTGATCAGGAAGAGGATGCTGAATTTCAGGATGCTGAAAACATTCCCACCATTCAAATATCTATGCATGCCTTGTCTGGTAGCTGCTCCCCAGCAAGCTCATTTACTTTGAAGTTGCA
This window contains:
- the LOC120689330 gene encoding uncharacterized protein LOC120689330, with amino-acid sequence MASSISDDDDDLVNPFAPRSIAISTTMAQLINIHSHVPVTLDLDDSKFGTWRTYFNIAFRKFGLVDHVDGTTDARLMRANAEWSQIDFLDNVLQHTVQVRQEFHALSQGDLPVAAYCGELKVLADKLRGLGSPMPDHDLVVGLPNGLNDKFAHCVSTISASRPPMTFRQAQSFLLQEETYITNRVKKAASTALLATARSAGVSTNAPSPDPPLRPQPTPPPVLPIALGSRCGSKGG